The proteins below come from a single Capricornis sumatraensis isolate serow.1 chromosome 14, serow.2, whole genome shotgun sequence genomic window:
- the LOC138090879 gene encoding apolipoprotein R-like, which produces MKPVSGRKSPVLYLHGILTVLLCPDSLQGCSSPPEVKHGHFTYIEREIFGTDVVEYECQEGYTLVGEARISCTFINWSPPAPQCKAVCQKPEISNGKLSVEKDQYVTPENVTIRCNPGYRMVGSQNIFCSENKSWSPDVPKCEKVPVELCEAVLKGQKLLKCLPNAWEAKVALELYKLSLEIEKLEQEKRKKEIA; this is translated from the exons ATGAAGCCTGTGTCAGGGAGAAAGTCCCCAGTTCTGTACCTCCACGGGATTCTGACCGTGCTCCTCTGCCCTGACAGCTTACAAG GTTGTAGTTCACCACCTGAAGTTAAACATGGACACTTTACATATATTGAAAGAGAAATATTTGGAACTGATGTGGTTGAGTATGAATGTCAGGAAGGATATACTCTTGTTGGAGAGGCTAGAATCTCCTGCACATTTATCAACTGGTCACCACCGGCTCCTCAATGTAAAG CTGTATGCCAAAAACCTGAAATATCAAATGGAAAGCTGTCTGTGGAGAAGGATCAATATGTCACCCCTGAAAATGTCACCATCAGATGTAACCCTGGCTATAGGATGGTTGGTTCCCAGAACATCTTTTGCTCAGAGAACAAATCTTGGAGTCCGGACGTGCCCAAGTGTGAGAAG gtACCTGTTGAACTTTGTGAGGCAGTCTTGAAAGGCCAAAAACTCCTAAAGTGTCTCCCGAATGCCTGGGAGGCAAAAGTGGCCCTGGAGTTGTATAAATTGTCTCTGGAGATTGAAAAACTGGAGCAAGAAAAACGCAAAAAGGAAATTGCTTGA